In Bdellovibrionales bacterium, the following proteins share a genomic window:
- the upp gene encoding uracil phosphoribosyltransferase: MSEASVKEFCHVVRHPVVQHKLCQLRDKTTRPRQFRELMEEVSQLLAYEVARNFELEPVDVESPMRLTKGHRISDRVVLVSIMRAGNGMLAGMQRLLSFAPVGHIGIYRDKFIKSTVEYYFRLPKQMEGAKVILLDPMLATGDTAVAAISRLKEYQVSEIRFVTIIASRPGLEKVHEWHPDVEIYTLSVEPEVNEMGYIVPGIGDAGDRLYGTGDTF; this comes from the coding sequence ATGTCTGAAGCTTCGGTAAAAGAGTTTTGTCATGTTGTTCGTCACCCCGTTGTGCAGCACAAACTTTGTCAGTTGAGAGATAAGACAACTCGTCCCCGACAGTTTCGCGAATTAATGGAAGAGGTCAGTCAGTTGCTGGCTTACGAAGTTGCGCGAAATTTTGAATTAGAACCTGTCGATGTTGAATCGCCTATGCGTTTGACGAAGGGTCATCGGATTTCTGATCGTGTGGTCTTGGTTTCGATTATGAGGGCCGGAAACGGAATGCTTGCAGGAATGCAAAGACTTTTATCTTTTGCGCCAGTTGGACATATAGGTATTTATCGGGATAAATTTATTAAAAGCACAGTGGAGTATTATTTTCGTCTTCCGAAACAGATGGAAGGTGCCAAAGTAATATTGCTTGATCCCATGCTTGCAACGGGCGACACCGCCGTGGCAGCAATTAGCCGCCTTAAGGAATATCAGGTTTCTGAAATTCGATTTGTGACGATCATTGCCTCTCGTCCCGGGCTTGAAAAAGTGCATGAGTGGCACCCTGATGTTGAGATTTACACTCTTAGCGTTGAGCCTGAGGTGAATGAAATGGGTTACATTGTTCCTGGGATAGGAGATGCCGGAGATCGCCTCTATGGGACGGGGGATACCTTTTGA
- a CDS encoding PilZ domain-containing protein, whose product MYQKKPLIGLLDQIVEVLDEKTLDLQVPLRDLMLSNLTPTRDPAPAKMPTPLPLPSSPSFAFGSLPPYKADDLEKTQILPEKNVSSPVLDAKALERAMTVSRRSEQRVPAVGPMMILSQDGEYISKGEGRNISSKGIGAKIFTCQKRIVVGDVVVLEMYGNKELKPFRAEAKVLNLSVRHRNRRASYWVIGLAWVSMSTFVANMIAEYSVTAGGTMGGFDYKENV is encoded by the coding sequence GTGTATCAAAAAAAGCCACTGATTGGGCTATTGGATCAAATTGTTGAAGTTCTGGATGAGAAGACTCTGGATCTCCAGGTTCCGTTGCGGGATCTTATGCTGTCCAACTTAACTCCAACTCGAGATCCAGCTCCTGCAAAAATGCCGACGCCATTGCCTTTGCCGTCATCGCCATCATTTGCATTTGGCTCATTGCCTCCTTATAAAGCAGACGATTTGGAAAAAACGCAGATTTTGCCAGAGAAGAATGTCTCCTCTCCGGTCCTTGATGCCAAGGCTTTGGAAAGAGCCATGACCGTCAGTCGGCGGAGCGAGCAGCGTGTACCGGCTGTGGGGCCAATGATGATATTGAGTCAGGATGGAGAGTACATTTCAAAAGGAGAAGGTCGTAATATTAGTTCGAAGGGGATCGGCGCCAAGATTTTTACCTGCCAAAAGAGGATCGTCGTTGGAGACGTTGTTGTTCTAGAAATGTATGGGAATAAAGAACTGAAGCCATTTCGAGCAGAAGCCAAGGTACTTAATTTGTCAGTTCGTCATAGGAATCGTCGAGCTTCCTATTGGGTTATTGGCTTGGCTTGGGTTTCCATGAGTACCTTTGTCGCGAACATGATTGCCGAGTATTCTGTCACGGCCGGGGGCACAATGGGAGGTTTTGATTACAAGGAAAATGTTTAG
- a CDS encoding ferredoxin: MADKNKKYDENVPGRYYVDKECIACDACCLTAPNHFGMDQNDGHAFVVVQPSTPEQEASCKEAMDGCPVEAIGNNGDEDEGLPLTV; the protein is encoded by the coding sequence ATGGCTGATAAAAACAAAAAGTACGATGAAAATGTTCCAGGGCGCTACTACGTAGATAAGGAGTGCATCGCCTGTGATGCCTGCTGTTTGACGGCGCCAAATCATTTTGGTATGGACCAGAACGATGGGCATGCGTTTGTCGTCGTACAGCCCTCTACTCCTGAGCAGGAGGCCTCCTGCAAGGAGGCGATGGATGGCTGCCCCGTCGAAGCCATTGGTAATAATGGAGACGAAGACGAAGGCCTACCTTTGACAGTCTAG
- the udk gene encoding uridine kinase: MRRPCVIAISGGSGSGKTTLARALFEQLGENLVSLIYQDWYYFDQSSKFDYDGGTVNFDHPQSLEFSLLATHLLALRSRQSIYAPQYDFSRHRRTSDRIFVVANLVVIVDGILILHSPELRPLFDIKVFVETSEELRFQRRMARDIQERGRTPEGVKVQFENQVKPMHDLYVEPSKAHADQVFSGEDPIESMVSEVIHKWRNDWIP, encoded by the coding sequence GTGCGTCGTCCTTGTGTCATCGCCATTAGCGGAGGGAGCGGGTCAGGAAAGACGACGCTCGCTCGCGCTCTCTTCGAGCAGTTGGGAGAGAACCTGGTATCTTTAATTTATCAGGATTGGTACTATTTCGATCAAAGTTCCAAATTTGATTACGATGGTGGAACAGTTAATTTTGATCACCCTCAGTCTCTGGAATTCAGTTTGTTGGCCACTCATTTGTTGGCTCTGAGATCAAGACAATCTATTTACGCTCCTCAATACGATTTTTCTCGTCATCGGCGTACTTCGGATCGGATTTTTGTGGTGGCAAACTTGGTTGTCATTGTTGATGGAATCCTCATCCTTCATTCTCCTGAATTGAGACCTCTTTTTGATATTAAGGTTTTTGTTGAAACCTCAGAAGAACTGCGATTTCAGCGTCGTATGGCGAGAGACATCCAAGAGCGGGGCCGAACTCCCGAGGGGGTTAAAGTCCAGTTTGAAAATCAAGTCAAGCCAATGCACGACCTTTATGTGGAGCCATCAAAGGCTCATGCAGACCAGGTCTTTTCGGGGGAAGACCCAATTGAATCGATGGTATCCGAGGTGATTCATAAGTGGAGAAATGATTGGATTCCGTAA
- a CDS encoding flagellin FliC: protein MGLRISTNLAAIQARRQLFSSGIGLDAAMAQLASGDRINKAADDAAGLSVSEGIRSTIRSIRQANRNANDGVSMVQVAEGGLNEIANLVIRLRELGIQASSDTVGDVERGFIQKEVIQLKQEIDRISLVTRWGDAHLLDGKSGVFEFQVGVFNDDFEDRIAFDSEENNAQLSSLKLDEIDFSEKKSAQSALELLDVALVRVNEMRSNIGAIDTRLHHSISNMLIYEENMSAAKMRIRDTDFAYASSELVRSQILQQAAIATLAQANDNGNMALKLI from the coding sequence ATGGGATTGAGAATATCAACAAATCTAGCGGCAATTCAGGCGCGCCGTCAGCTTTTTAGTTCGGGGATAGGCTTGGATGCGGCGATGGCTCAACTGGCCAGTGGTGATCGAATAAATAAGGCGGCCGACGATGCTGCCGGACTTTCCGTTTCAGAGGGCATCAGATCGACAATTCGGTCGATTCGTCAAGCCAACCGCAATGCGAACGATGGGGTTTCTATGGTTCAGGTTGCTGAGGGAGGTCTAAATGAAATTGCAAATCTTGTGATTCGTCTTCGAGAATTGGGGATTCAAGCTTCAAGTGATACAGTTGGCGATGTGGAGCGAGGATTTATTCAAAAGGAAGTGATTCAGTTAAAGCAGGAAATAGATCGAATTTCGTTGGTGACCCGTTGGGGAGATGCACATTTGCTGGATGGGAAATCGGGAGTTTTTGAATTTCAGGTGGGAGTTTTTAATGATGATTTTGAGGACAGAATTGCATTTGATTCCGAAGAGAACAATGCTCAATTAAGTTCACTAAAGCTAGATGAAATCGATTTTTCTGAAAAGAAAAGCGCCCAATCTGCTCTTGAATTGTTAGATGTCGCCTTGGTTCGTGTGAACGAAATGCGCTCCAATATCGGCGCGATTGACACACGATTGCATCATTCAATTTCAAACATGTTGATTTATGAGGAAAATATGAGTGCAGCGAAGATGCGCATTCGCGATACTGATTTTGCTTACGCTTCGTCTGAATTAGTCCGCTCTCAGATATTGCAACAGGCGGCTATCGCCACCTTGGCCCAAGCCAATGACAATGGTAACATGGCCCTGAAACTCATATGA
- a CDS encoding DUF1688 family protein, producing the protein MIDSHMPFNQKALEEIFAPSRIRSQALRLQKFCVSGKGHFDICEELIPEIVSYVNQVIESRYPNGRIPYHSRFSHFQVGGVDRLAYLEKNLNGLDRLEKVRAKIDLVMVSVLLDAGAGSQWQFFETETGKVVARSEGLAVASLDMFIKGAFSSEPQTKLQADGGGLLHLTKERLELGFQVSVGNPLIGVDGRLKLIHSLGHVVEENKEVFGGFYSRPGHVLDLLIRRYPNRKLPASDLLEILLKALSPIWPERFTLGTFNLGDVWHHPALGDKASWQSLQPFHKLTQWMVYSLLTPLEEAGFEIVGLNELTGLPEYRNGGLLIDRGLLVLKDSDAASLCHRPDSPLIVEWRALTIYYIDKIHLGLCDLRGVSPQEFPLVRALEGGTWWAGRKAAKEKRADGAPPLMLTSDGTVF; encoded by the coding sequence ATGATTGATTCTCATATGCCGTTTAATCAGAAGGCTTTGGAGGAGATTTTTGCGCCATCTCGCATTCGATCCCAGGCACTTCGGTTGCAAAAATTCTGTGTGTCCGGAAAAGGTCATTTTGATATCTGTGAAGAGTTGATTCCGGAAATAGTGTCTTACGTCAATCAGGTCATTGAATCGCGCTATCCTAATGGTCGAATTCCTTACCACTCTCGTTTTTCTCACTTTCAGGTGGGCGGAGTCGATCGCTTGGCTTATCTTGAAAAGAATTTGAATGGTCTTGATCGTCTTGAAAAGGTGAGAGCGAAAATAGATCTGGTCATGGTTTCAGTTTTGTTAGATGCCGGAGCGGGGTCTCAGTGGCAATTTTTTGAAACTGAAACCGGAAAGGTAGTTGCGCGCTCGGAGGGCTTGGCCGTCGCCTCTCTGGATATGTTTATTAAAGGAGCCTTTTCGAGCGAGCCTCAAACAAAACTGCAGGCTGATGGCGGAGGCCTGTTGCACCTCACAAAGGAGCGATTGGAACTTGGTTTTCAAGTTTCTGTCGGAAATCCTTTGATTGGGGTTGATGGTCGATTGAAATTGATTCATTCTCTCGGGCATGTCGTTGAAGAGAATAAGGAAGTATTTGGTGGATTCTATTCACGACCGGGGCACGTATTAGATCTTTTGATTCGTAGATATCCAAATCGAAAATTGCCTGCCTCCGATTTGTTAGAGATTCTATTGAAGGCTTTGAGTCCAATTTGGCCGGAACGATTTACGCTTGGCACCTTTAATTTGGGAGACGTTTGGCATCATCCAGCACTAGGAGACAAAGCCTCCTGGCAATCCTTACAGCCGTTTCATAAGCTCACACAGTGGATGGTTTACTCACTTCTCACTCCTCTCGAAGAAGCGGGATTTGAGATTGTTGGGCTGAATGAACTGACCGGACTCCCAGAATATCGAAATGGGGGCTTGTTAATTGATCGAGGATTGTTGGTTTTAAAGGATTCAGACGCCGCATCTCTGTGTCATCGCCCAGATAGTCCACTGATTGTCGAGTGGAGAGCTCTTACGATCTATTACATTGACAAGATTCATTTGGGTCTCTGTGATTTACGGGGTGTCTCACCACAGGAGTTTCCTTTGGTGAGAGCTCTTGAAGGTGGGACTTGGTGGGCGGGACGCAAGGCGGCAAAGGAAAAGAGAGCGGATGGAGCCCCGCCTTTGATGTTGACCAGTGATGGAACTGTTTTTTAG
- the rimK gene encoding 30S ribosomal protein S6--L-glutamate ligase, whose translation MNICVLSRNSKLYSTRRLVEAGHARNHHVEVVDPLRCYMNITSHKPEVYYRKKSLDYFDAVIPRIGASITFYGCAVVRQFEMMGVYSLNESVAITRSRDKLRALQILSRKGIGLPVTGFAHSTRMTKELLEIVGGPPLVIKLLEGTQGKGVVLAETQKAAESVIDAFRGLEAFFLVQEFIKESSGTDIRAFVIDDKVVASMMRKSKPGEFRSNLHLGGTSQLVKLTPEERSTAIRAARAMGLNICGVDILRSKHGPLVMEVNSSPGLEGIEKATSKDIAGKIIDFIEKNHKDGNNKTKGKG comes from the coding sequence ATGAACATCTGTGTTCTCTCGCGGAATTCAAAACTCTACTCAACTCGCAGACTTGTAGAAGCCGGCCACGCGAGAAATCATCATGTCGAGGTCGTCGATCCTTTGCGATGCTACATGAATATCACTTCTCATAAGCCTGAAGTCTACTATCGAAAAAAGAGTCTCGACTATTTCGATGCCGTTATTCCAAGAATTGGAGCCTCAATCACTTTTTACGGATGTGCCGTGGTTCGCCAATTTGAAATGATGGGTGTCTATAGTTTGAATGAATCCGTTGCGATAACCAGGTCTCGAGACAAACTACGGGCTTTGCAAATCCTTTCCCGCAAAGGCATCGGGTTGCCCGTCACAGGGTTTGCTCATAGCACTCGCATGACCAAAGAGCTCTTGGAGATTGTTGGAGGCCCCCCGCTCGTCATAAAGCTACTTGAAGGCACGCAAGGCAAGGGTGTCGTTCTTGCTGAAACTCAAAAGGCCGCTGAAAGTGTGATCGATGCCTTTCGCGGGCTTGAAGCCTTCTTTCTTGTTCAAGAATTTATCAAAGAATCTTCGGGAACTGATATTCGAGCTTTCGTCATTGATGACAAGGTCGTCGCTTCCATGATGAGAAAAAGTAAGCCTGGAGAGTTTCGGTCAAATCTCCATCTGGGAGGAACCTCTCAACTCGTAAAACTAACGCCAGAGGAGCGTAGCACGGCAATTCGGGCCGCACGCGCCATGGGTCTTAATATTTGTGGTGTAGATATTTTGAGATCAAAACACGGCCCCCTTGTAATGGAAGTGAATTCCTCGCCAGGACTGGAGGGGATTGAAAAAGCAACCTCAAAAGACATCGCAGGAAAAATCATCGATTTTATCGAAAAGAATCACAAGGACGGGAACAATAAAACAAAAGGAAAGGGATAG
- a CDS encoding GTP cyclohydrolase II: protein MKKNPICSHVILTSHPSQVFKAVRPIHWGERDPLLRGPVIATLTDPSKRNSIGTHSGSYSVYRALATAAGHLPREFRPDLTNTSPCTPIGPFPNWWNIHKIVSMDPWGAQVADVYKSLLNQGEDIRPTIAITKAHIFMPELKEAVAQGRLQIDGQVVGKNLDVSVTKAAIEPVWFLPGLAQRYGISEGDLRKGLFQDTGGMFPELITREDLKVFLPPIGSTTIYFFGDISKVSDPNFELTVRVHDECNGSDVFGSDICTCRPYLIHGIEESIKSAQRGGSGLIVYFRKEGRALGEVTKFLVYNARKRQTGGDSASTYFHRTECVAGVQDMRLQELMPDVLHWLGVQKIDNFVSMSDMKYDAIVESGIKINTRVSIPEDRIPEDAKVEMEAKKAAGYFSPEGSLSEVGLQKVKGRNLHD, encoded by the coding sequence ATGAAAAAAAATCCGATTTGTTCTCATGTGATTTTGACCTCTCATCCAAGTCAGGTATTTAAAGCTGTTAGACCTATTCACTGGGGAGAGAGGGATCCTTTGTTGCGAGGACCGGTTATTGCGACTCTCACTGACCCCTCAAAACGCAATTCCATCGGGACCCACAGCGGGAGCTATTCAGTCTACCGAGCCCTCGCCACAGCGGCTGGGCATTTGCCCAGAGAGTTTCGGCCAGATTTGACAAACACCAGTCCCTGCACGCCTATCGGTCCATTTCCTAACTGGTGGAACATTCACAAGATTGTTTCAATGGATCCCTGGGGTGCGCAGGTTGCTGATGTCTATAAATCCTTGTTGAACCAAGGAGAGGATATCCGTCCTACCATTGCCATCACAAAGGCTCATATTTTCATGCCGGAGCTAAAGGAAGCTGTTGCTCAAGGTCGTTTGCAGATTGATGGTCAGGTGGTTGGTAAAAATCTGGACGTAAGCGTCACAAAGGCAGCGATTGAGCCAGTGTGGTTTTTACCTGGATTGGCACAGCGCTATGGTATCTCTGAGGGAGATCTGCGAAAGGGACTCTTTCAAGACACCGGAGGCATGTTTCCTGAATTGATCACTCGAGAGGACTTGAAGGTGTTCCTACCTCCTATAGGAAGTACGACAATTTACTTTTTTGGGGATATAAGCAAGGTATCGGATCCCAATTTTGAGTTGACGGTGAGAGTTCACGATGAGTGCAACGGTTCAGATGTTTTTGGATCTGACATATGCACCTGTAGGCCGTATTTGATTCATGGAATTGAAGAGTCCATCAAGTCGGCGCAAAGAGGCGGTTCAGGGCTTATCGTTTATTTCCGGAAAGAGGGTCGAGCACTGGGAGAAGTGACAAAGTTTTTGGTTTACAATGCACGAAAACGGCAGACTGGTGGAGATTCCGCGTCGACTTATTTTCATCGCACGGAATGCGTGGCGGGAGTGCAGGACATGAGACTTCAAGAGCTGATGCCTGATGTTTTGCATTGGTTGGGAGTGCAGAAGATCGACAATTTTGTGTCAATGAGCGATATGAAGTATGATGCTATTGTAGAGAGCGGCATCAAGATTAATACGAGAGTTTCGATACCTGAAGATCGGATACCTGAAGACGCCAAGGTTGAAATGGAAGCGAAAAAGGCCGCGGGATATTTTTCTCCGGAGGGATCATTGAGCGAAGTCGGACTTCAAAAGGTGAAAGGTCGAAATCTTCATGATTGA
- a CDS encoding peptide chain release factor 3: MSFGNIVEEIKKRRTFAIISHPDAGKTTITEKILFEGGVIRKAGEVKGKAGTKAAVSDWMPLEQQRGVSITSSVMQLDFMGLRINLLDTPGHKDFGEDTYRTLIAADSAAMLIDAAKGVEAQTRKLFEVCRLRRIPIFTFANKMDREGKEPLEIIDDVENTLGIKCHPLTWPIGMGDRFRGLYHRLENRVYLYTRGEEKPEIQEVTGYQDERIRQWVGDESFDKFQEDMELLETALGPFSTEDFLAGGVSPMTFGSAKYNWGVDIFLKIFAEFAPAPGPRHTSIGNVAPDDPFFSGFVFKIQANMDRKHRDRVAFIRVCSGRFERGMKVRHIRLDRELRLAYANQFMARERETVDEAYAGDIVGIIDTGFFQIGDSISDGKNVEFDRIPRFSPEIFGRLSVKDPLKRKQLQKGVQQLAEEGMIQLFVDPVVGPQDPVIGVVGELQMEVLMFRLNDEYKLDVRLERSSYTVARWPRNGKGEPMKEGIKGAARIFEDENHEAVVLLEKEWDLRWLEKENPGVTFHISGRV; encoded by the coding sequence ATGAGTTTCGGAAATATTGTTGAGGAAATTAAGAAGCGGCGAACCTTTGCCATTATTTCACATCCTGATGCTGGAAAAACCACAATTACTGAGAAAATACTTTTTGAGGGTGGTGTGATTCGCAAGGCTGGAGAGGTGAAGGGCAAGGCGGGGACAAAGGCCGCCGTTTCAGACTGGATGCCACTTGAACAGCAACGGGGGGTCTCAATCACCTCGAGCGTAATGCAGTTAGATTTTATGGGATTGAGAATAAACCTTCTCGATACCCCAGGTCACAAGGATTTCGGTGAGGACACATACCGCACCCTCATTGCTGCGGATTCTGCTGCAATGCTCATTGATGCGGCAAAGGGCGTTGAAGCTCAGACTCGCAAACTCTTTGAGGTGTGTCGTTTGAGGAGAATCCCGATCTTTACTTTTGCGAATAAGATGGATCGGGAAGGTAAGGAACCCTTGGAGATTATCGATGATGTGGAAAACACTCTCGGGATCAAATGTCATCCTCTGACCTGGCCTATCGGGATGGGAGATCGATTTCGTGGGCTGTATCATCGACTTGAAAACCGGGTTTACCTCTATACTCGCGGAGAAGAAAAGCCTGAGATTCAGGAGGTGACTGGCTACCAGGACGAAAGAATTCGGCAATGGGTGGGTGACGAGTCCTTCGATAAATTTCAAGAGGACATGGAGCTTTTGGAGACCGCCCTCGGGCCATTCTCAACGGAGGATTTTTTGGCCGGCGGAGTGAGTCCCATGACTTTTGGAAGCGCAAAATACAATTGGGGAGTTGACATTTTTCTGAAGATTTTTGCAGAGTTTGCCCCGGCTCCCGGTCCTCGGCACACCTCGATTGGAAATGTCGCACCCGATGATCCATTCTTTTCGGGATTTGTTTTTAAGATTCAGGCGAACATGGACAGGAAGCATCGCGATCGTGTGGCTTTTATCAGGGTATGTTCAGGACGCTTTGAACGAGGCATGAAAGTTCGGCATATTCGATTAGATCGAGAGCTGCGTCTGGCTTATGCGAACCAATTTATGGCTCGAGAACGAGAGACCGTAGATGAGGCCTACGCTGGCGATATTGTGGGAATCATTGACACTGGTTTTTTTCAAATTGGAGATTCAATTTCGGATGGAAAAAACGTCGAATTCGATCGTATTCCTCGGTTTTCTCCAGAGATTTTTGGTCGATTGTCGGTGAAGGATCCTCTCAAGCGAAAGCAGCTTCAGAAGGGAGTTCAGCAGTTGGCTGAAGAGGGTATGATTCAGTTGTTTGTTGATCCGGTAGTGGGTCCTCAGGACCCAGTGATCGGGGTCGTTGGTGAACTTCAGATGGAAGTTTTGATGTTTCGACTCAATGACGAATACAAACTGGACGTTCGACTAGAGCGCTCGTCTTATACGGTCGCGCGTTGGCCACGCAATGGGAAGGGCGAGCCCATGAAAGAGGGAATCAAGGGGGCTGCGAGGATATTTGAGGACGAAAACCACGAGGCCGTGGTACTCCTTGAAAAGGAATGGGACCTTCGTTGGCTTGAAAAAGAAAATCCGGGGGTGACCTTTCATATTTCCGGCCGAGTTTAG
- a CDS encoding aminotransferase class IV, whose translation MRVISEEQVLCELRKKSNFARGNYLAMYSSWIGGIVQEPSLMFLPIDDHIVHRGDGVFEAFRTQAGHILEFEGHLARLERSASAIGISLPNDSSEILSICLELLALAPKDSDVLFRLYVSRGPGGFTTNPYECVGSQLYIVMTRFQSYPEVKYESGVKAGVSQVLAKSAPYCQIKSCNYLPNVMMKKEAVDRGLDYTLCFTEQGELAEGSTENVLLFTSGREIVAPLFDYTLKGTTLLRVLNLAHAQVGVNSFVKSVSLARLYKSDIDQASEILMVGTTIGVLPVTEWERKPVGSGKVGPFFKMIQALLTEYYLNPSESESFFS comes from the coding sequence ATGAGGGTTATCTCTGAAGAGCAGGTGCTCTGCGAGCTACGAAAAAAGTCCAATTTTGCTCGAGGCAATTATTTAGCGATGTATTCCTCTTGGATTGGTGGAATAGTCCAGGAGCCATCCCTGATGTTTTTGCCCATAGATGACCACATAGTTCATCGCGGTGACGGAGTTTTTGAAGCTTTCCGAACTCAGGCGGGCCATATTCTCGAGTTTGAGGGGCATCTTGCTCGGTTGGAGCGCTCTGCCTCTGCGATCGGGATATCGCTCCCTAATGATTCATCTGAAATATTATCGATATGTCTTGAATTGCTGGCTCTGGCTCCGAAGGATTCTGACGTCCTTTTTCGCTTGTATGTTTCTAGGGGCCCCGGTGGGTTTACAACGAACCCTTATGAGTGTGTTGGCAGTCAGCTCTATATTGTGATGACTCGGTTTCAGTCTTATCCTGAGGTAAAATATGAATCGGGGGTGAAGGCGGGTGTCAGCCAGGTCTTGGCTAAGTCAGCTCCCTATTGCCAAATAAAGAGTTGTAATTATCTTCCCAATGTAATGATGAAAAAAGAGGCAGTTGATCGAGGGCTTGATTATACTCTTTGTTTTACGGAGCAGGGCGAATTGGCCGAAGGCTCTACAGAAAATGTTTTATTGTTTACAAGTGGAAGAGAGATTGTGGCCCCACTGTTTGACTACACTTTGAAAGGAACGACACTGTTGCGCGTCCTCAATCTGGCTCATGCTCAGGTTGGTGTGAATTCTTTTGTAAAGAGTGTGAGCCTTGCACGGCTTTACAAATCAGATATTGATCAGGCCTCAGAGATTCTTATGGTCGGAACAACCATAGGTGTTTTGCCTGTGACCGAGTGGGAAAGAAAGCCAGTCGGGTCAGGAAAAGTTGGGCCTTTTTTTAAAATGATTCAAGCCCTCTTGACGGAGTACTATTTGAATCCCTCAGAAAGTGAGTCATTTTTTTCGTGA